One Microbacterium sp. W4I20 DNA window includes the following coding sequences:
- a CDS encoding ScpA family protein — protein sequence MAPSPDENLDVGVPEPVEGPDESAGFRVSLSNFDGPFDLLLNLISKHEMDITEVSLSAVTNEFIAYLGQLDDDEELEQASEFLVVAATLLDMKVAGLLPQGELVDAEAVALLEARDLLFARLLQYRAFKEVSIWFARCLQREDRRHVRAVRLDEKHRKQTPELVWTLTVDDFAALALLAFTPKEIPHVGLDHLHAPLVSIREQAAIVVTLLRGTESVSFRELVAGVTEPGIVVARFISVLELYRHAALSFEQLEPLGELTLRWAADTWSDETLATLGADYDK from the coding sequence GTGGCGCCGTCGCCTGACGAGAACCTCGACGTCGGGGTTCCCGAGCCTGTCGAAGGGCCGGACGAGAGCGCGGGCTTCCGCGTCTCCCTGTCGAACTTCGACGGCCCGTTCGACCTGCTGCTGAACCTCATCTCGAAGCACGAGATGGACATCACCGAGGTGTCGCTGAGCGCGGTCACCAATGAGTTCATCGCCTATCTGGGTCAGCTCGACGACGATGAAGAGCTCGAGCAGGCCTCCGAGTTCCTGGTCGTGGCGGCCACCCTTCTCGACATGAAGGTCGCCGGCCTTCTGCCGCAGGGCGAGCTGGTGGATGCCGAGGCGGTGGCGCTGCTCGAGGCGCGCGACCTGCTGTTCGCGCGGTTGCTGCAATACCGCGCCTTCAAAGAGGTGTCGATCTGGTTCGCACGCTGCCTCCAGCGCGAGGACCGACGGCATGTGCGTGCGGTCCGCCTCGATGAGAAGCACCGCAAGCAGACACCCGAGCTCGTATGGACGCTCACCGTCGACGACTTCGCGGCCCTCGCACTCCTCGCCTTCACACCGAAGGAGATCCCGCACGTCGGGCTCGACCACCTGCACGCGCCGCTGGTCAGCATCCGGGAACAGGCGGCGATCGTCGTCACGCTGCTGCGGGGAACCGAGTCCGTGAGCTTCCGCGAGCTGGTCGCGGGGGTGACGGAGCCGGGGATCGTGGTCGCCCGCTTCATCTCGGTGCTCGAGCTCTATCGCCACGCGGCGCTGTCCTTCGAACAACTGGAACCGCTCGGCGAGCTCACGCTCCGCTGGGCCGCTGATACCTGGTCGGACGAGACGCTGGCCACACTGGGAGCCGACTATGACAAATGA